One Calditrichia bacterium DNA window includes the following coding sequences:
- a CDS encoding glucosaminidase domain-containing protein, producing MRTIIILSLNSIKIAVFVLFALLISGCAGSHIGASELNDPRYRISGNGRSTGEMMALFIYDKNQALSPDRVLEMAELYIDEAAAEGINHDVAFVQMCLETGFLRYGGSVYEKQYNFAGLGAIGGGVSGERFASARVGVRAHIQHLKAYASDQSLKQPLVDSRFSMVRRGCCPTIFHLSGNWAADKRYGQKLQSLIRELHSFGG from the coding sequence TTGAGAACGATTATAATTCTTTCGCTAAACTCAATAAAAATAGCCGTTTTCGTGCTGTTCGCATTACTCATTTCCGGCTGTGCGGGATCCCATATTGGCGCATCGGAACTGAACGATCCGCGCTACCGGATTTCCGGAAACGGGCGCAGCACCGGCGAAATGATGGCGCTGTTTATCTACGACAAAAATCAGGCGCTGTCGCCGGATCGCGTGTTGGAAATGGCGGAATTGTATATCGACGAAGCGGCGGCGGAGGGCATCAATCACGATGTTGCGTTTGTGCAAATGTGCCTCGAAACCGGATTTCTGCGCTACGGCGGCAGCGTTTACGAAAAGCAATACAATTTTGCCGGACTCGGCGCAATCGGCGGTGGTGTTTCCGGCGAGCGATTTGCCAGCGCCCGCGTTGGCGTTCGCGCCCACATCCAGCATCTCAAAGCATACGCATCCGATCAATCACTGAAACAACCGCTGGTCGATTCCCGCTTTTCGATGGTCCGGCGGGGATGTTGCCCGACCATTTTTCACCTCTCCGGAAATTGGGCGGCGGATAAACGCTATGGGCAAAAATTGCAATCGCTGATCCGCGAGCTGCACAGTTTCGGCGGCTAA
- a CDS encoding outer membrane protein transport protein, producing MKRISVIFWILIIFGATGFAQNAFDAVRIVQDENGFGARALSMGGAYAGVADDYTAIYWNPAGLADLNKSQFYGEVSHLQYNNSATFKDNLTDESQNYTRLRSLGYAFPLPTTRGSFVMALGYNRVKDFDQQLIFSGFNRESNGQVFTVDNVDYDFDRDVFQTERISDEGGLNQWSLAAGMALSPNFTAGITLNAWTGESDYSLSFLQEDTEGNYDTFPADFDSYLLERNLNTDYSAVGMKIGGMFHLNQGVKIGGAVNFPVTFTVEEVFTENDNLAFDDGFEDPVEFDPGQFEYDVKTPFVFDAGASVSQRMFTLAGSFRYRDWSQTRFKFDDESLGSSGISDLQSENNYIRENFRATMEYRLGGEFYLRNMNAYLRGGYALVPSPLKDVSNDYDKKYISGGIGFVLDRFVMLDVTYQHGSWKQESEDALTPGITEEDISTNKVLVGLKYRF from the coding sequence ATGAAACGCATAAGTGTGATTTTTTGGATACTGATTATTTTTGGAGCCACTGGTTTTGCCCAAAACGCGTTCGATGCCGTGAGAATTGTGCAGGACGAAAACGGGTTTGGCGCACGCGCGCTGTCAATGGGTGGCGCATACGCCGGTGTTGCGGATGATTACACCGCCATTTACTGGAATCCTGCCGGTCTGGCGGACTTGAACAAATCCCAGTTTTACGGCGAAGTATCGCATTTACAATACAATAATAGCGCTACGTTTAAAGATAACCTCACCGACGAAAGCCAGAACTACACCCGGCTTCGTTCGCTCGGTTACGCTTTTCCCTTGCCCACCACCCGTGGCAGTTTTGTGATGGCGCTCGGTTACAACCGCGTCAAAGATTTTGATCAGCAGCTCATTTTTTCCGGTTTCAACCGGGAAAGCAACGGGCAAGTTTTTACGGTAGATAACGTCGATTATGATTTTGACCGCGACGTATTCCAGACCGAACGCATCAGCGACGAAGGCGGGCTGAACCAGTGGAGCTTGGCTGCCGGAATGGCGCTTTCCCCGAATTTTACCGCGGGAATTACCCTGAACGCATGGACCGGCGAAAGCGATTATTCACTCAGTTTCTTGCAGGAAGATACAGAAGGTAATTACGACACATTTCCGGCGGATTTCGACAGCTATTTGCTGGAACGCAACCTGAACACCGATTACTCGGCGGTGGGAATGAAAATCGGCGGGATGTTCCATTTGAATCAGGGTGTGAAAATCGGTGGCGCGGTCAATTTTCCGGTGACGTTTACTGTTGAAGAAGTGTTCACCGAAAACGATAACCTCGCTTTTGACGACGGTTTCGAAGATCCAGTTGAGTTCGATCCCGGACAATTTGAATATGACGTAAAAACGCCCTTTGTTTTTGATGCAGGCGCATCGGTTTCGCAGCGCATGTTCACGCTGGCGGGCAGTTTTCGCTATCGCGACTGGTCGCAAACCCGATTCAAATTTGACGATGAATCGCTCGGCAGCTCAGGAATTTCCGATCTCCAAAGCGAAAACAACTACATTCGCGAAAATTTCCGCGCTACGATGGAATATCGTTTGGGCGGTGAATTTTATCTCCGCAACATGAATGCGTATCTGCGCGGCGGCTACGCGCTGGTGCCTTCTCCGCTAAAAGATGTTTCCAACGATTACGATAAAAAATATATCAGCGGCGGTATCGGCTTTGTGCTGGATCGCTTTGTGATGCTGGATGTTACCTATCAACACGGCAGTTGGAAACAAGAATCCGAGGACGCCCTGACCCCGGGAATTACCGAAGAAGATATCTCGACAAACAAAGTTTTGGTCGGGCTTAAATACAGGTTTTAA
- the yaeI gene encoding phosphodiesterase YaeI — MDAQNLPKIPPPKKITPLKRTVAYLCGLLAERTNYFQFTGTFDWEIHRVSVPLPQLSAGKTIRMLHLSDFHVSRVVPLRFIENAIDLGLAQQPDIICLTGDYVTHKMPDDIQKFRDILAKLPAAAPTFAIFGNHDCCYPGKSPADFIDTLSVGRLLNDAGITLLFNRSETVSVQGETLQIAGLGDLASRNMLPEHALQLKQPSRLAVAETPELPDETTDSPVILLSHNPDTKAFLKKYRWDLMLCGHAHGGQLHIPGVGALYAPISDMRFLEGLHRWENRWIYVTRGIGNVHGIRINCRPWISVVELQGKN; from the coding sequence ATGGACGCGCAGAATTTGCCGAAAATTCCGCCCCCTAAAAAAATTACGCCACTAAAGCGAACCGTTGCATATCTGTGCGGTTTGCTGGCGGAACGCACCAATTATTTTCAGTTCACCGGAACCTTTGATTGGGAAATTCACCGTGTTTCGGTTCCGCTGCCGCAGCTATCTGCGGGAAAAACCATCCGCATGTTGCACCTCTCCGATTTCCATGTTTCGCGGGTTGTGCCGCTCCGGTTTATCGAAAACGCCATCGATTTGGGATTGGCGCAACAGCCCGATATCATCTGCCTCACCGGCGATTATGTAACCCACAAAATGCCGGACGACATCCAAAAATTTCGTGACATTTTAGCGAAACTGCCGGCGGCTGCGCCAACATTCGCGATTTTTGGCAATCACGATTGTTGTTATCCTGGCAAATCTCCGGCTGATTTTATTGATACATTATCAGTGGGAAGATTGCTCAACGATGCCGGAATTACCCTGCTGTTCAACCGCAGCGAAACCGTATCCGTGCAGGGCGAAACCCTGCAAATCGCCGGACTCGGCGATCTCGCTTCGCGAAATATGTTGCCGGAACATGCGTTGCAATTGAAACAACCGTCGCGGTTGGCTGTTGCCGAAACACCGGAATTACCCGACGAAACCACGGATTCGCCGGTCATTTTGCTCTCCCACAATCCGGACACGAAAGCATTTCTCAAAAAATATCGCTGGGATTTGATGCTGTGTGGCCACGCTCACGGCGGGCAATTGCACATTCCGGGCGTCGGTGCGCTGTATGCGCCCATTTCTGATATGCGGTTTTTGGAAGGGTTGCATCGTTGGGAAAATCGCTGGATTTACGTGACGCGCGGCATCGGAAATGTGCACGGCATTCGCATCAATTGCCGCCCGTGGATCAGCGTTGTGGAACTTCAGGGGAAAAATTAG
- a CDS encoding DUF2283 domain-containing protein: MKMNYYPETDSLYIDLSSKTSVESVEISQGVVLDYDDDGNLAGIDIDNASQKLDLKELVLNRLPIKIQKIYA, from the coding sequence ATGAAAATGAACTATTACCCGGAAACTGATTCTTTATATATCGATCTATCATCAAAAACGAGTGTTGAGAGCGTTGAAATTTCGCAAGGCGTCGTTCTCGATTATGATGATGATGGCAACCTCGCCGGGATTGACATCGACAATGCCAGCCAAAAATTAGATTTGAAAGAGCTTGTGTTAAACAGACTCCCCATAAAAATTCAGAAAATATATGCGTAA
- a CDS encoding AI-2E family transporter: MPIKTHDNRGFFYLLLAFAGLSAYWLLEPYLATIIFSIVVVVMFNSLYHWFLRRTKNRESLSISLTLLTIFLTGLVPLVLVINVTVSQAIQFKEEVTTMVAGNNVSVTNVISEVNHWIAKIPFGNIEPITEEKIIDTVRGIIQPITRFLADRAVQLGSSSADLITKFIIFLTLVGTLFPKYPKLIQLVKDLSPLDDSLDQKYLDRMIAMTRSMVKGVFVIALAQGVAAGFFYWIVGVKYVFFWTLLAIFLSILPLGSHVISVPMAIVLLAMGNIWQGVVLLIGSLLVVGNLDNVLRPRLVSKDSEMSTALILLSAFGGLNLFGFLGVIYGPVVMIFLVTTIEIYLEYYQIGRKRA, translated from the coding sequence ATGCCCATTAAAACACACGATAACCGGGGATTTTTTTACCTGCTGCTGGCATTTGCCGGGCTGAGCGCCTATTGGTTGCTGGAGCCGTATCTCGCCACCATTATTTTCTCGATTGTGGTGGTGGTGATGTTCAATTCGCTGTATCACTGGTTTTTGCGGCGAACGAAAAACCGCGAATCGCTGTCCATTTCGCTGACCTTGCTCACCATTTTTTTGACCGGGCTGGTGCCGCTGGTTTTGGTGATCAACGTTACCGTTAGCCAGGCGATTCAATTTAAAGAAGAAGTGACCACAATGGTTGCCGGAAACAACGTGTCGGTCACCAACGTGATTTCCGAGGTCAACCACTGGATCGCTAAAATACCCTTTGGCAACATTGAGCCGATCACCGAAGAAAAAATCATCGATACCGTGCGGGGAATTATTCAGCCGATCACCCGTTTTCTGGCGGATCGCGCCGTGCAGTTGGGCAGTTCGTCCGCAGATCTGATCACCAAATTCATCATTTTTCTGACCCTCGTCGGGACGCTGTTTCCGAAATATCCCAAATTGATTCAGCTCGTCAAAGACCTCAGTCCGCTGGACGATTCGCTCGACCAAAAATACCTCGATCGCATGATTGCCATGACCCGCTCGATGGTGAAAGGCGTTTTCGTGATTGCGTTGGCGCAGGGCGTTGCCGCCGGTTTTTTCTACTGGATTGTTGGCGTGAAGTATGTGTTTTTCTGGACGTTACTGGCGATTTTTCTCTCGATTTTACCGCTCGGTTCGCACGTTATTTCCGTGCCGATGGCCATCGTTTTGCTGGCGATGGGCAATATTTGGCAAGGCGTTGTGCTGCTCATCGGCAGTTTGCTGGTGGTTGGAAATCTGGATAATGTACTGCGCCCGCGCCTCGTTTCCAAAGATTCGGAAATGAGCACCGCGCTCATTTTACTCAGCGCTTTCGGCGGGCTAAATTTGTTCGGATTTTTGGGAGTAATTTACGGACCGGTGGTAATGATTTTTCTGGTGACGACCATCGAAATTTATCTGGAATACTACCAAATCGGCAGAAAACGCGCCTAA
- a CDS encoding sigma-54-dependent Fis family transcriptional regulator: MNESQRPKVLAVDDEQSSLNAIFRTLRREFDVVLSLNGYSALEVLRREHVDVILADQRMPEMTGVSLFQQALEIQPDTTRVMITGYTDIEAIVQAINDGKVFYYINKPWEPEDLRLVIQRAVDQTRLIRENNRLMQELATANQRLSAENTVLHREARKQYTFEHIIGQSPAMQQVFRMLEKVIPTDTTVLLLGETGTGKELIAKAIHFNGPRKDKMFVAQNCGAMPDSLLESELFGHVKGAFTGATGDKKGLFEIADGGTIFLDEIADTSPAMQQRLLRALQEGEIHPVGSEKTINVDVRVVSAANRDLLAAIETGEFRKDLYYRLNVFPVRIPPLRERREDIPLLARYFLEKFAIKLGKSGLQFSNEAIARLMSGDYPGNVRQLENLVERAVTLADASGIISPDLLASQIDMFEGNGAQPAVSPGNDQSLKDIVEQMEAFYIREAMESHSGNITKVAQQLGLSRLGLHKKLQRYQIDSTIYKQSKQ; the protein is encoded by the coding sequence ATGAACGAATCTCAACGACCAAAAGTACTGGCAGTAGATGATGAACAGTCCAGCCTGAATGCTATTTTCCGCACGCTGCGGCGTGAATTTGACGTTGTGCTGTCGCTGAACGGTTATTCCGCGCTGGAAGTATTGCGCCGCGAACATGTGGACGTCATTTTAGCCGATCAACGAATGCCGGAAATGACCGGCGTTTCGCTGTTTCAGCAGGCGCTGGAAATCCAGCCGGACACAACGCGGGTGATGATTACGGGCTACACCGACATCGAAGCGATTGTGCAGGCAATCAACGATGGCAAAGTATTTTATTACATCAACAAACCGTGGGAACCGGAAGATTTGCGGCTGGTGATTCAGCGTGCGGTGGACCAAACCCGGCTGATCCGCGAAAACAACCGACTGATGCAGGAACTGGCAACCGCCAACCAGCGACTCAGCGCAGAAAACACGGTATTGCATCGCGAAGCGCGAAAACAATATACGTTTGAACACATCATCGGGCAAAGTCCGGCGATGCAGCAAGTGTTCCGGATGCTGGAAAAAGTGATCCCAACGGACACCACAGTGCTGCTGCTCGGCGAAACCGGCACCGGAAAAGAGCTGATCGCCAAGGCGATTCATTTTAACGGACCGCGAAAAGATAAAATGTTTGTTGCCCAAAACTGCGGCGCAATGCCGGATTCGCTGCTGGAAAGCGAGCTGTTCGGGCATGTGAAAGGCGCTTTCACCGGCGCAACCGGCGACAAAAAAGGGCTGTTCGAGATCGCCGATGGCGGCACGATTTTTCTCGACGAAATTGCCGACACATCGCCGGCGATGCAACAACGGCTGTTGCGGGCACTGCAGGAAGGCGAAATTCATCCGGTCGGCTCCGAAAAAACCATTAATGTGGATGTTCGGGTGGTTTCCGCCGCCAATCGCGATCTGCTGGCAGCCATCGAAACCGGCGAATTTCGCAAAGATTTGTATTACCGGCTGAACGTTTTTCCGGTGCGGATTCCGCCGCTGCGGGAACGGCGCGAGGATATTCCCCTGCTGGCGCGCTATTTTCTGGAAAAATTTGCAATCAAGCTGGGTAAATCTGGGTTGCAATTTTCCAACGAAGCCATCGCGCGGTTGATGAGCGGCGATTATCCCGGCAACGTTCGGCAGCTGGAAAATCTGGTGGAGCGCGCAGTAACGCTCGCAGACGCATCCGGCATTATCTCGCCGGATCTGCTGGCTTCGCAAATCGATATGTTTGAAGGAAACGGTGCGCAACCGGCTGTTTCGCCGGGAAATGATCAATCGCTGAAAGATATTGTTGAACAGATGGAAGCGTTTTACATCCGCGAAGCAATGGAATCGCACAGCGGAAATATTACCAAAGTTGCCCAGCAACTCGGGTTGAGCCGGCTGGGATTGCACAAAAAGCTGCAACGCTATCAAATCGATTCGACAATATATAAACAAAGTAAACAGTAA
- a CDS encoding glycerophosphodiester phosphodiesterase: MIGQKPYLLISHRGDKVLAPENTIKANELALKQGATGLEVDVRMCRDGELVLMHDPVLRRHFRRWQSVAMTPLNELQQLPFVRDYAFPDTVCTLEQFLEHFRNTVPINLDAKFWGVQPARFARRLVELVERMKIYDQIWISSFNPLLLHRLKEYKPNIRTGYLFQDPVRVYQMIDPFLESDAWHPHFKNATPRLIERAHRLKKEIYIWTVNDPVVLQRIERFEFNGIITDEYFRTKPLEPAK; encoded by the coding sequence ATGATTGGACAAAAACCGTATCTGCTGATTTCCCACCGGGGTGACAAGGTTCTGGCGCCGGAAAATACCATTAAAGCCAACGAACTTGCGCTGAAACAGGGCGCAACCGGCCTGGAAGTGGATGTGCGGATGTGTCGCGATGGCGAGTTGGTGCTGATGCACGACCCCGTTTTGCGGCGCCATTTCCGGCGCTGGCAATCCGTCGCGATGACACCGCTGAACGAGCTGCAGCAGCTGCCGTTTGTCCGCGATTACGCGTTTCCGGATACGGTTTGCACGCTCGAACAATTTTTGGAGCATTTTCGCAACACTGTGCCGATCAATCTGGATGCCAAATTTTGGGGTGTTCAACCGGCGCGATTTGCCCGGCGATTGGTGGAATTGGTGGAGCGGATGAAAATATACGACCAGATCTGGATTTCCTCCTTTAACCCATTGTTATTACATCGTTTAAAAGAATATAAACCGAACATTCGAACCGGTTATTTATTTCAGGATCCGGTGCGGGTGTATCAAATGATCGATCCGTTTCTGGAAAGCGATGCATGGCATCCGCATTTCAAAAATGCCACGCCACGGCTAATCGAACGCGCCCACCGGTTGAAAAAAGAAATTTACATCTGGACGGTCAACGATCCGGTTGTGCTGCAGCGCATCGAACGGTTTGAGTTCAACGGCATCATCACCGACGAATATTTCCGCACCAAACCGCTGGAACCGGCGAAATGA
- a CDS encoding M48 family metalloprotease, with amino-acid sequence MIREDIVIDHSRSNLLHTVLLLGSMMGLLALLGFLLSGTTGVVMALAAGVFLFFFGPRISPQLLLRMYRARALSPNEAPQLYRIVQELARRANLKFMPKLFYIPSPVMNAFAAGTRNQAVIAVTDGLLRKMDLAELSGVLAHEMSHIRNNDMRVMGIADLVGRMTGTFSLFGQLLLFINLPLLLMGEVAISWIAIILLIFAPTLSNLLQMALSRTREFDADLGAAQLTGDPAGLASALRKLEYYQGNLWQRIVFPGQRSPEPSLLRTHPPTAERVKRLLALKDDFGYSQPPYQTISNDDISGVFSSVQRNPRWHMMGFWY; translated from the coding sequence ATGATACGTGAAGATATCGTCATCGATCACTCGCGCAGCAATTTGCTGCACACCGTTTTGTTGCTCGGCAGCATGATGGGCTTGCTCGCGCTGCTGGGATTTTTGTTGAGCGGAACAACCGGCGTTGTAATGGCGCTGGCAGCAGGCGTTTTCCTGTTCTTTTTCGGGCCGCGGATTTCGCCGCAACTGCTGTTGCGAATGTATCGTGCGCGGGCGCTTTCGCCAAACGAGGCACCGCAGTTGTATCGCATCGTGCAGGAGCTTGCCCGCCGCGCAAACCTGAAATTTATGCCAAAATTATTTTATATTCCCAGTCCGGTGATGAACGCGTTTGCAGCCGGCACCCGCAATCAGGCGGTGATTGCCGTAACCGACGGTTTGTTGCGAAAGATGGATTTGGCCGAGCTTTCCGGCGTGCTGGCGCACGAAATGAGCCACATCCGCAACAACGATATGCGGGTGATGGGCATTGCCGATCTGGTTGGGCGGATGACCGGCACATTCTCGCTGTTCGGGCAATTGCTGCTGTTTATCAACCTGCCGCTGCTGTTGATGGGCGAGGTTGCCATTTCGTGGATCGCGATTATTTTGCTGATTTTTGCGCCGACGCTCAGCAATTTGCTGCAAATGGCGCTGTCGCGAACCCGCGAATTCGATGCCGATTTGGGTGCAGCACAGCTCACCGGCGATCCCGCAGGGCTGGCTTCCGCGCTCCGCAAACTGGAATATTATCAGGGCAATTTATGGCAGCGCATTGTGTTTCCGGGGCAGCGCTCGCCGGAGCCGTCGCTGCTGCGCACTCATCCGCCAACGGCGGAGCGCGTCAAACGATTGTTGGCGCTGAAAGACGATTTCGGCTATTCACAACCGCCGTATCAGACCATTTCGAACGATGATATTTCCGGCGTATTTTCTTCCGTACAGCGCAATCCACGCTGGCACATGATGGGATTTTGGTATTGA
- a CDS encoding DEAD/DEAH box helicase produces MTWRNKLEQLVGLLEKMPRPKSFQSKAGVYEPYFVFELRSSNWEIVPYASYTRLDGSPGREVRLTLSVVDSSKVNISQSELDTLIFLEGDINSNRSIFNYTQPVGFLLDWVSQSRLMIKETAASNPVKATMHTEKATIILRLQKGRSGYYMQPALVFEGGDVLPLKEPGIILASNPIYMLYGTKIYLIESALPATFWQNYFRIREKFEIPHTELPEFIRIYLPHLLPVIDWENIGEHIEQINYPLSAKSIEFSEYNHHLQIDINFTYGEFEFPAQPVIDRSLATKQRQLCIIKRDVQAESQARKMLEENGLIFRTGHWSIAADYNGLDWMRLTLPKLERAGFTIINEDKLKRYRVHRQLPKLQIKVKSGADWLDITYSLTMGRESVLAPNLLKQIENGKSYVKLDDGSHIFVTDEIKQQFNAISQYLELKNGQGEMRLPMAGITMLKELEPHTESLRIDKYAGELLEKYRQFESIQPVSPPEGLNGQLREYQQSGLDWLHFLKELHFGGILADDMGLGKTIQMISLLLKLKNEGWLEKPALIVVPLTLVFNWEDEIQKFAPQLRVLRYYGNRAERQKMIKELASYDVVLCSYGMVLQDHKSLSTKQFSYLVLDESQKIKNPHTKTYRALEKLKAKRRLALTGTPVENSLMDLWAQMNFVNPGLLGTMKQFETRYLNVEEDERDAQIAQLKRIIFPFILRRTKEEVETQLPPLTEIVQHIDMTESQREAYDKWLSYYREQIFNSIDSEGLNKSRLKIVEALTYLRQIACHPAILDDKTDLQDSGKVQLLEDMLDDLLVKGHKVLIFSQFVRFLNIVRKIFDAKGWKYEYLDGQVPQASRGERIHNFQNNPDISAFLISLKAGGLGLNLTAADYVIHLDPWWNPAVEQQATDRAHRIGQDKRVFVYKFIVKESVEERILKMQQKKRELSEALITSDDGFIKQLTHEDLETLFAMSNGKPE; encoded by the coding sequence ATGACCTGGCGTAACAAACTGGAACAATTGGTTGGTCTGCTCGAAAAAATGCCGCGTCCCAAATCGTTTCAATCGAAGGCGGGAGTTTACGAACCATATTTTGTATTTGAACTGCGCTCCAGTAATTGGGAAATTGTGCCGTACGCATCGTACACCCGGCTGGATGGCTCGCCGGGGCGGGAAGTGCGCCTCACCCTTAGCGTGGTGGATAGCAGCAAAGTAAACATCAGCCAAAGCGAGCTGGACACGCTCATTTTTCTGGAAGGCGATATTAACAGCAACCGCTCGATTTTCAATTATACACAGCCGGTTGGTTTTTTGTTGGACTGGGTTTCCCAAAGCCGCTTAATGATTAAAGAAACAGCCGCCAGCAATCCCGTAAAAGCAACCATGCACACGGAAAAAGCGACCATCATTTTGCGATTGCAAAAAGGGCGCAGCGGCTATTACATGCAACCGGCACTGGTGTTCGAAGGCGGCGATGTGCTGCCGTTGAAAGAACCGGGAATTATTCTCGCCTCCAACCCTATTTACATGCTTTACGGCACAAAAATTTACCTCATCGAATCGGCGTTGCCGGCAACATTTTGGCAAAACTACTTCCGCATTCGCGAAAAATTCGAAATCCCCCACACGGAATTACCGGAATTTATTCGCATTTACCTGCCGCATTTGCTGCCGGTAATCGATTGGGAAAATATCGGTGAACACATTGAGCAGATCAACTATCCGCTCAGCGCAAAAAGCATCGAATTTTCCGAATACAACCACCATTTGCAAATCGATATCAATTTCACCTACGGCGAATTTGAGTTCCCCGCGCAACCAGTTATCGACCGGAGCCTGGCCACCAAACAACGCCAGTTGTGCATCATCAAAAGAGATGTGCAGGCGGAATCGCAGGCGCGCAAAATGCTGGAAGAAAACGGGTTGATTTTCCGCACCGGGCACTGGAGCATCGCCGCGGATTACAACGGGCTGGACTGGATGCGGCTGACGCTCCCCAAACTGGAACGCGCCGGTTTTACCATCATAAATGAAGATAAATTAAAACGTTACCGCGTGCATCGCCAGTTGCCGAAATTGCAAATAAAGGTAAAATCCGGCGCAGATTGGCTGGACATCACCTATTCGCTGACGATGGGGCGCGAATCCGTTTTGGCGCCAAATCTGCTGAAGCAAATCGAAAACGGCAAATCGTATGTCAAGCTGGATGACGGCTCACATATTTTCGTCACCGACGAAATCAAACAGCAATTTAACGCCATTTCGCAATATCTGGAGCTCAAAAACGGGCAGGGCGAAATGCGCTTGCCGATGGCCGGCATCACGATGCTAAAAGAGCTGGAACCGCACACAGAAAGTTTGCGGATCGACAAATACGCCGGCGAACTGTTGGAAAAATATCGCCAGTTTGAATCCATCCAACCGGTTTCGCCGCCGGAAGGGCTGAACGGGCAATTGCGCGAATATCAGCAATCCGGGCTGGATTGGCTGCATTTCCTCAAAGAGCTGCATTTTGGCGGCATTCTGGCGGACGATATGGGTTTGGGTAAAACCATCCAAATGATATCGCTGCTGCTCAAATTGAAAAACGAAGGCTGGCTGGAAAAACCCGCGCTGATTGTTGTGCCACTGACGCTGGTTTTCAACTGGGAAGATGAAATTCAGAAATTTGCGCCGCAATTGCGGGTTTTGCGCTATTACGGCAACCGGGCGGAACGCCAGAAAATGATCAAAGAACTCGCCAGTTACGATGTGGTTTTGTGCAGTTACGGCATGGTGTTGCAGGATCACAAAAGTTTGTCCACAAAGCAATTCAGCTATCTGGTGCTGGACGAATCGCAAAAAATTAAAAATCCGCACACAAAAACCTATCGCGCATTGGAAAAACTGAAAGCCAAACGGCGGCTGGCACTCACCGGAACGCCCGTCGAAAATTCGCTGATGGATTTGTGGGCGCAGATGAATTTCGTCAATCCGGGTTTGCTGGGCACGATGAAACAGTTCGAAACCCGCTATCTGAATGTGGAGGAAGACGAACGCGATGCGCAAATTGCCCAGCTCAAACGCATCATTTTTCCGTTCATTTTGCGACGCACCAAAGAGGAAGTGGAAACGCAATTGCCGCCGCTCACCGAAATTGTTCAACATATTGATATGACCGAAAGCCAGCGCGAAGCCTACGACAAATGGCTGAGCTATTATCGCGAGCAAATTTTTAACAGCATCGATAGCGAAGGGTTGAACAAATCGCGATTGAAAATTGTGGAAGCGCTCACCTATTTGCGCCAGATCGCCTGCCATCCGGCAATTCTGGATGACAAAACCGATCTGCAGGATTCCGGCAAAGTGCAACTTTTGGAAGACATGCTGGACGATCTGTTGGTGAAAGGACACAAAGTGCTGATCTTCTCGCAATTTGTGCGATTTTTGAACATCGTTCGCAAAATTTTTGACGCCAAAGGCTGGAAATACGAATATCTGGACGGGCAAGTCCCGCAGGCATCCCGTGGTGAACGGATTCATAATTTCCAGAATAACCCGGATATTTCCGCATTTCTCATTTCGCTGAAAGCCGGTGGTTTGGGATTAAACCTCACCGCTGCGGATTATGTGATTCATCTCGATCCGTGGTGGAATCCCGCGGTTGAGCAACAGGCAACCGACCGCGCCCATCGCATCGGGCAGGACAAACGGGTGTTTGTTTACAAATTTATCGTGAAAGAAAGCGTGGAAGAGCGCATCCTGAAAATGCAGCAGAAAAAGCGCGAACTATCGGAAGCGCTGATCACCTCGGATGACGGGTTCATCAAACAATTGACCCACGAGGATTTGGAAACGCTATTTGCCATGAGCAATGGAAAACCGGAGTGA